One Tepidimicrobium xylanilyticum genomic window, AAAAACCCTGAGAATAAAAGTTACTATTGACTAAAAATTACATTTTGATAAGATTGAATTGTGGTTTTTTAGGTAATAAAAATATGTGTTAATTAGGCTAACAATGTTTTTGCAAAGTTTAAAGTTAAAAATTTAACATCATTATAAGTGGTTAGGAGGTTTTATATGCTTAATCAAGAAATGAAAGATATAATCGATGATATTGTGCTGAAGCATGGTAACAAACAATCCTCAATTATTTCAATTCTTCAAGATATTCAGGAGCGATTTAATTACTTACCCGAGGATGTGCTAGAGTACATAGCAAATAAGATGGATATTAGTCCTGCTAAAATCTACGGCGTTGCTACATTTTATGAGAACTTTTCTTTAAAGCCTAAAGGTAAGTATGTAATTAAAATTTGCGATGGAACAGCTTGCCATGTTAAAAAATCTATCCCCATACTTAATGCGTTACAAAAAGAGCTAGGGCTTGATAATGAGAAAAACACTACAGAAGATCTATTGTTTACAGTAGAAACTGTGTCTTGTCTTGGAGCATGTGGATTGGCACCAGTTTTAAATATCAATGATAGGGTTTATGGGAAGATGACTCCCGAAAATGCAGTTGAACTTATAAATAAGTTAAGGGAGGAAGCATAGATGAGAATTAATAGCGTTGATGAACTTAGGGAAATATCTGAAAAATTTAAGAGTAATTTAGATAAACAGCGTAAGCAAGTATTAGTTTGCGGAGGAACTGGTTGTGTAGCAGGAGGTTCTTTAGAGGTATATGCTGAGATAAAGAGATTAATAGAAGAAAAGGGTTTATTGGCTAAGGTGGATTTATATGAAGAGGATAATGGAATAGGAATCAAAAAATCTGGTTGTCATGGATTCTGTGAAGCAGGTCCGTTGGTCCGGATTGAGCCAGATAAATTTCTATATTTAAAGGTTAAAGTTGAAGATTGTGAAGAGATTGTGAACAAGACTTTAATAGAAGGAAAACCTGTTGAGAGACTTATGTACAGATTAGAAGACAAGGTTTATCATGAGCAAGAAGAAATACCTTTTTATAAATCTCAAACTAGAGTTGTATTAGAACATTGTGGCCACATAGACGCAGAATCAATTCAAGAATATATTGCATATGGTGGTTATCAAGCATTAGCTAAAACGATAGAAGAAATGACACCAGAAGAAGTATGTAAAGAGATTACAGAAGCTAATCTTAGAGGGAGAGGCGGAGGAGGATATCCTACTGGTAGGAAATGGTCTCAAGTCCTTTCTTATTCAAGTGATACAAAATATATAATATGTAATGGCGATGAAGGGGATCCAGGTGCATTTATGGACAGGTCCATTATGGAAGGAGACCCTCATAATATAATTGAGGGAATGACCATAGCAGCTTATGCTACAGGAGCTTGTGAAGGATATATTTATGTGAGGGCTGAATATCCGCTAGCAGTTGCAAGGTTGAGTAAAGCTATTGAACAAGCTAGGGAATATGGTTTATTAGGAAAAAACATCTTAGGGTCCAATTTAAACTTTGATATACACATTAATCAAGGAGCAGGAGCTTTTGTATGCGGTGAAGGAAGTGCTTTAATTGCTTCAATTGAAGGCGAAAGAGGAATGCCTAGGGTAAAGGCAAAGAGAACCGTTGAGGAAGGGCTTTGGAAGAAACCTACAGTTTTGAATAACGTTGAGACTTTTGCCAATGTTAGACATATAATTATGAATGGTGCAGACTGGTATAAATCCTATGGTACTAATGGGAGTCCAGGCACAAAAGCCTTTGCTTTAACAGGAAATGTAAATAATACTGGACTAATTGAAGTTCCAATGGGAACAACCCTTAGAGAAATAATTTTTGATATAGGGGGAGGAATAAAGGGTAACAAGAAGTTCAAAGCTGTTCAAATAGGTGGACCATCTGGCGGATGTCTTACCGAAGAACATTTAGATTTACCATTGGATTTCGATTCATTAAAAGATGTGGGTGCGATGATAGGCTCCGGAGGTATGGTAGTAATGGATGAAGATACCTGTATGGTTGAAGTTGCCAGATTCTTTATGAATTTCACCCAAAATGAATCTTGTGGTAAATGTGTGCCTTGTAGAGAGGGTACAAAGCTGATGCTTGATATATTAGAAAAAATTGTTAATGGCAAAGGAAAAGTTGAAGATTTAGACCTATTAGAGGAATTGTCAAATACAATAACTGAAACAGCTCTTTGTGGTTTAGGAAAGACTGCTTCAAATCC contains:
- a CDS encoding NADH-quinone oxidoreductase subunit NuoE family protein translates to MLNQEMKDIIDDIVLKHGNKQSSIISILQDIQERFNYLPEDVLEYIANKMDISPAKIYGVATFYENFSLKPKGKYVIKICDGTACHVKKSIPILNALQKELGLDNEKNTTEDLLFTVETVSCLGACGLAPVLNINDRVYGKMTPENAVELINKLREEA
- a CDS encoding NADH-quinone oxidoreductase subunit NuoF, which codes for MRINSVDELREISEKFKSNLDKQRKQVLVCGGTGCVAGGSLEVYAEIKRLIEEKGLLAKVDLYEEDNGIGIKKSGCHGFCEAGPLVRIEPDKFLYLKVKVEDCEEIVNKTLIEGKPVERLMYRLEDKVYHEQEEIPFYKSQTRVVLEHCGHIDAESIQEYIAYGGYQALAKTIEEMTPEEVCKEITEANLRGRGGGGYPTGRKWSQVLSYSSDTKYIICNGDEGDPGAFMDRSIMEGDPHNIIEGMTIAAYATGACEGYIYVRAEYPLAVARLSKAIEQAREYGLLGKNILGSNLNFDIHINQGAGAFVCGEGSALIASIEGERGMPRVKAKRTVEEGLWKKPTVLNNVETFANVRHIIMNGADWYKSYGTNGSPGTKAFALTGNVNNTGLIEVPMGTTLREIIFDIGGGIKGNKKFKAVQIGGPSGGCLTEEHLDLPLDFDSLKDVGAMIGSGGMVVMDEDTCMVEVARFFMNFTQNESCGKCVPCREGTKLMLDILEKIVNGKGKVEDLDLLEELSNTITETALCGLGKTASNPVVSSLKYFRDEYLSHVVDKKCPTKTCQGLKVIKIMPELCKGCSKCSRICPVGAISGKIKEPFLIDQSKCIKCGACIESCAFKAIKEA